TCATAATCTTGATAACATAAACCATCATGATTAATGCAAGGAGAAGGAATAATGCTCCAAAAATGAAGATTGACATTATTCCAAAGCCATCCACTAAAAATCCGCCTATAGCTATTCCTAATGCTATTCCCCCATTCAAGATGCTTAAGAATAATCCATTTGCAAGCTCGGGGCTATCTGGAACAACAGATGCCTCAATGTACTGGATAAGATTGTATCCCATTCCATCAAGCACACCGAATATTAAAATCAGTACAATAACTGGAATCAAATAGTTTGCAAATAGGTAAAGAAGCACAAATACTCCTCCACATACCAATTGGAAAATGATAAGTGTTGCCTTATCCTTTTTAGCTATTAGTTTTCCTCCAAGCCAAGTGCCGAAAATTGAAAACAATCCATAGATAAATAGGAATATGCTTAACTTATAGGTATAAACATGGCTTACCACCTGTAAAAATAATGGTTGGTAATTGTAGACTATGCTTGCACCTATAGGCATCATTATTATTCCAATGGTTGCAATAATGAATTCCTTTGACTTTAAGCTTGAAAACGGCATTTCATATGATTTGGATTTTCCCTCAATTCTTGGGCAGAATATGATTATAAGAATCAATGTAATGAAATTTATTAGAAAGATCCAAGTCATGGCTATCTGATAGCCAAATATTGTGCCGAGGCCAGTTGTTATAGGCAATCCTATAATGCTTCCAACTGATATTCCAAGCAATATCCTTGTAATGTAATCCTGCTCCTCTCCCTTTGGAGCTATCTCTTCACAAACTGTCAGAGTTATTGAAATGAATGCAGGATAGAATATTGCAGACAATATCCTAAAAAAAGATGCTATGTAAATGCTTTTTGCAAATATAATCACTATATTTGAAATTGCAAATATGCTTAAAATGCTTATGAAAGTTCTTTTTCTTTCATATTTTGAAAATAAAACAGGTATGAACAATCCGCAGATAGCTATTGTAAAGGTGAATGAACTTACGTAAAGTCCGGAAATGGCTATTGATGTATTGAAATACTCAGATATTTGCGAAATGATTCCAACTATGCTTAATGGAGTGTTAATTCCAAGTGTTGAAATCATTAGGATGTATAAGAGTATTTTAGGATTGGTTTTCATAGTTTATTTTCCTTTTTTTAAAATCAGATTAAATATGATATTATTTATAACACATGTTATATAAAGTTAATATTTAATTTCATTTATTTTATTTCATTTATTTTATTTCATTTATTTTATTTCATTTTATATGTACATTGTACAGATGCAAACTCCTCCAAATAGAAGGATTAAAACAAAGAACCATGCAACTATCTTTCTTATTTTCATTTTATCACAGAATGAATTTTATAATGATTTCATTTAAATTAGTTATTAGTTTTAATATTTTAGTTTTAATATTATAAAACAATAAATTATTTATATATATTAAACAAATATTTAATATACTATATAATATAGTATATAAAATTCAATATAAAAAATTATTTTAAAAGAATCATTTTAAAAAATTAATTTTATAT
The window above is part of the uncultured Methanobrevibacter sp. genome. Proteins encoded here:
- a CDS encoding MFS transporter, whose product is MKTNPKILLYILMISTLGINTPLSIVGIISQISEYFNTSIAISGLYVSSFTFTIAICGLFIPVLFSKYERKRTFISILSIFAISNIVIIFAKSIYIASFFRILSAIFYPAFISITLTVCEEIAPKGEEQDYITRILLGISVGSIIGLPITTGLGTIFGYQIAMTWIFLINFITLILIIIFCPRIEGKSKSYEMPFSSLKSKEFIIATIGIIMMPIGASIVYNYQPLFLQVVSHVYTYKLSIFLFIYGLFSIFGTWLGGKLIAKKDKATLIIFQLVCGGVFVLLYLFANYLIPVIVLILIFGVLDGMGYNLIQYIEASVVPDSPELANGLFLSILNGGIALGIAIGGFLVDGFGIMSIFIFGALFLLLALIMMVYVIKIMKIPLKYSRQ